One Danio rerio strain Tuebingen ecotype United States chromosome 22, GRCz12tu, whole genome shotgun sequence genomic window carries:
- the cxcl12b gene encoding chemokine (C-X-C motif) ligand 12b (stromal cell-derived factor 1) precursor, which produces MDSKVVALVALLMLAFWSPETDAKPISLVERCWCRSTLNTVPQRSIREIKFLHTPSCPFQVIAKLKNNREVCINPKTKWLQQYLKNALNKIKKKRSE; this is translated from the exons ATGGATAGCAAAGTAGTAGCGCTGGTGGCGCTGCTGATGCTCGCCTTCTGGAGCCCAGAGACTGACG cAAAGCCCATCAGTCTGGTGGAGAGGTGCTGGTGTCGCTCCACCCTCAACACCGTCCCGCAACGGAGCATCCGAGAGATCAAGTTCCTCCACACTCCCAGCTGCCCTTTCCAAGTCAT TGCCAAGCTGAAGAACAACAGAGAGGTCTGCATCAACCCAAAGACCAAATGGCTTCAGCAGTATCTAAAGAATGCCCTTAACAA